The Flavobacterium sp. HJ-32-4 genome contains a region encoding:
- the mnmE gene encoding tRNA uridine-5-carboxymethylaminomethyl(34) synthesis GTPase MnmE translates to MLPHDTIVALATPSGAGAIAIIRVSGPDAIDRVAPHFRSAKGKDLRAQKTHTLHLGHLVDGDRILDEVLVSVFHGPHSYTGENTIEISCHGSVYIQQQILQLLVREGCRTAEPGEFTLRAFLNGKMDLSQAEAVADLIQSDSEAAHKIAMQQMRGGFSNELQLLRQELLNFASLIELELDFSEEDVEFADRSQFEQLLNRTSMVLKRLADSFAVGNVLKNGIPVAIVGEPNVGKSTLLNALLNEERAIVSDIAGTTRDTIEDELVIDGIAFRFIDTAGIRETKDVVEHIGIQRTFEKMAQAEVVLYLVDSSQLTDATRRAEVRTEIAMVRERYPQKTLVVVGNKADRLNEGQKALLVTELPELLLLSAKDKAGVDTLKQQLTAFVQTGALRNNETIVTNARHYDALLHALTAIEKVRFGMAGGLTGDLLAIDIRDALYHFGLITGEVTNDELLGNIFANFCIGK, encoded by the coding sequence ATGCTGCCACATGACACTATCGTAGCGCTTGCTACCCCATCCGGAGCCGGCGCGATTGCCATTATTCGCGTTTCAGGACCGGATGCGATCGACCGCGTGGCACCGCATTTCCGGTCGGCGAAGGGAAAAGACCTTCGGGCACAGAAAACCCACACCCTGCATCTCGGGCACCTGGTAGACGGCGATCGGATTTTGGATGAAGTGCTGGTATCAGTGTTTCACGGTCCACACTCCTATACCGGCGAAAATACGATTGAGATTTCCTGCCACGGATCGGTGTACATCCAACAACAGATCCTGCAATTGTTGGTGCGGGAAGGCTGTCGTACGGCCGAACCGGGTGAGTTTACCCTGCGGGCCTTCCTGAACGGCAAAATGGACCTGTCGCAGGCAGAAGCAGTCGCCGACCTGATCCAATCCGACAGTGAAGCGGCCCATAAGATTGCCATGCAGCAGATGCGCGGCGGCTTCAGTAATGAGCTGCAATTGTTACGACAGGAGTTGCTCAATTTCGCTTCGTTGATTGAGTTGGAACTCGACTTTTCGGAAGAAGATGTGGAATTTGCCGACCGCAGCCAGTTTGAACAGTTGTTGAACCGGACGTCAATGGTATTGAAGCGCCTCGCCGATTCATTTGCGGTGGGGAATGTATTGAAAAACGGCATTCCGGTGGCGATTGTCGGTGAACCCAACGTGGGGAAGTCGACCTTACTGAATGCCCTGTTGAACGAAGAACGTGCCATCGTCTCGGATATCGCCGGTACGACACGCGACACCATCGAAGACGAGCTGGTGATTGACGGCATTGCATTCCGCTTCATCGATACGGCCGGCATCCGCGAAACGAAAGACGTGGTGGAACACATCGGCATCCAGCGGACATTTGAAAAAATGGCGCAGGCCGAAGTGGTATTGTACCTTGTGGATAGTTCGCAGCTGACTGACGCGACGCGACGTGCGGAGGTACGCACCGAAATCGCCATGGTGCGTGAACGCTACCCGCAGAAAACCTTAGTCGTAGTGGGCAACAAGGCCGACCGCCTCAACGAGGGCCAAAAAGCCTTACTCGTTACCGAACTGCCGGAACTCCTGCTCCTTTCCGCCAAAGACAAAGCCGGCGTCGACACCCTGAAACAACAACTGACGGCGTTTGTGCAGACGGGCGCCCTTCGCAACAACGAAACCATCGTTACGAATGCGCGGCATTACGATGCGTTGCTGCACGCGCTTACGGCAATTGAAAAAGTGCGTTTTGGTATGGCTGGCGGCCTTACGGGCGACTTACTTGCCATCGACATCCGCGATGCGTTGTATCATTTCGGCCTGATCACGGGTGAAGTGACGAATGATGAATTGTTGGGGAATATTTTTGCGAATTTTTGTATTGGGAAGTAA
- a CDS encoding universal stress protein has translation MKKILFPTDFSNASLNAFAYALDLADANGSEIITLHVYQLPVLDYDGVPPYLLETYDVFELGSFENFRDQVPALRDVAAARQKQHVPVRNVLLEGDLVTAITDLVKEESIDLVVMGTKGASGLEEIFLGTTTARVMAAVDIAVIAIPEAAAYKPISKIGFATELHDDDRRRLERVITIAQSLGATVECLHVQTPQSIVSDVLVADWELVFQGRASFTLVGEEDVEQAILDFCSTHAIDMMAMVQHKRGFFEGLFHRSRTKQLAYHSDVPLLALK, from the coding sequence ATGAAAAAAATCCTGTTTCCCACCGATTTCTCGAACGCCTCCCTCAATGCCTTCGCCTACGCACTCGATTTGGCGGATGCAAACGGTTCTGAGATTATTACACTGCATGTCTACCAGTTACCGGTACTCGACTACGATGGGGTGCCGCCGTATTTGCTGGAAACCTATGATGTTTTTGAACTCGGCAGTTTCGAGAACTTCCGCGACCAGGTGCCGGCCTTACGCGATGTAGCGGCGGCCCGCCAGAAACAGCACGTGCCCGTCCGTAATGTATTGCTGGAAGGCGATTTGGTCACCGCTATCACCGATCTGGTCAAGGAAGAAAGCATCGACCTCGTCGTCATGGGCACCAAAGGCGCATCAGGACTGGAAGAAATTTTCCTCGGTACGACCACGGCCCGTGTTATGGCAGCAGTGGACATCGCGGTGATCGCCATTCCGGAAGCGGCGGCCTATAAACCTATCAGTAAGATTGGCTTTGCCACGGAACTCCATGACGACGACCGGCGCAGGCTCGAACGCGTCATTACCATCGCGCAATCGCTTGGTGCCACCGTCGAATGCCTGCATGTGCAAACGCCACAGTCAATTGTCAGTGATGTGTTAGTGGCCGATTGGGAACTGGTTTTCCAGGGGCGCGCCTCGTTTACTTTGGTAGGGGAGGAGGATGTCGAACAGGCGATTCTCGATTTCTGTTCGACACATGCTATCGATATGATGGCGATGGTGCAACACAAACGCGGTTTCTTCGAAGGATTGTTCCACCGCAGCCGCACCAAACAATTGGCGTACCACAGCGACGTCCCGCTACTGGCGCTTAAATAA
- a CDS encoding T9SS C-terminal target domain-containing protein, with protein MTLNQAFFWRVGASLLCCLSTYTGVAQGDTLHEIAANRFETRGLRAPRLSLLDKRLSEGSGLVAWNGQLWSHNDSGAAAELFAIDTATGKIVAQYPLPGLRNVDWEELAQDDAHFYIGDFGNNGANRKRLSIYKVGKRSVLEDQPKIETLSFEWPKILDATGKKEGPFDCEAMVVVNDTIFLFTKEWKERRGSRIFSLPTTPGHHVARYVASLKTRLLVTGADYNRERNQVTLIGYNMLVNPRVLQLQLPENGDFRKIREGKNRRIRRHFRQVEGITSFDGRHFYAISEAIGFLFIRHSPALYTFDLP; from the coding sequence ATGACCTTGAACCAGGCTTTCTTTTGGCGTGTGGGTGCTTCCCTCCTATGTTGTCTGTCTACGTACACCGGCGTGGCCCAGGGCGACACCCTCCACGAAATTGCCGCGAACCGGTTTGAAACGCGTGGACTGCGTGCCCCGCGTTTGTCGTTGTTGGACAAGCGTCTATCGGAAGGTTCAGGATTGGTGGCGTGGAACGGTCAACTATGGTCGCATAACGACAGTGGCGCCGCCGCAGAGTTGTTTGCCATCGATACGGCAACGGGGAAAATCGTGGCACAGTATCCACTTCCCGGACTGCGCAACGTCGACTGGGAGGAACTCGCCCAGGACGATGCCCACTTCTATATCGGAGACTTTGGCAACAATGGTGCAAACCGAAAGCGACTCTCGATTTACAAGGTCGGGAAACGTTCGGTGTTGGAAGACCAACCGAAAATAGAAACGCTGTCTTTCGAATGGCCGAAAATACTAGACGCAACGGGCAAAAAAGAGGGACCGTTCGACTGTGAAGCGATGGTGGTGGTAAACGACACTATCTTCCTGTTTACCAAAGAGTGGAAAGAACGACGGGGTTCGCGCATCTTCTCTTTACCTACTACACCCGGACATCATGTGGCGCGGTATGTTGCCTCGTTGAAAACCCGTCTTTTGGTGACCGGCGCGGACTATAATAGAGAGCGGAACCAGGTGACGTTGATCGGATATAACATGCTCGTCAATCCGAGGGTTTTACAATTACAACTTCCCGAGAACGGCGATTTCCGAAAGATCCGGGAAGGGAAAAACCGCCGTATACGTCGTCATTTCCGACAGGTGGAAGGCATCACCAGTTTCGACGGACGTCATTTCTACGCCATAAGCGAGGCAATTGGATTCTTATTCATCCGCCATTCCCCTGCCCTTTACACCTTCGATCTTCCCTAA
- the dnaN gene encoding DNA polymerase III subunit beta, whose protein sequence is MKFIVSSSYLLKQLQVLGNVINSNNTLPILDNFLFEIDKRSLTVSASDLETTMSATLEIESESTGAVAVPARLLLEILKTFPEQPLTFTVEENSTIEISSNSGKYALAYAPGEEFPKAVTLEEPSSTLVPAHVLATAISKTIFAAGNDDLRPVMSGVFFQFSPQGLTFVATDAHKLVKYSRTDVTASQVADFIMPKKPLNILKNILGASDAEVTIEYNDSNATFSFENYVLTCRLIDGKYPNYEAVIPKENPNKLHIGRSQFLNSVRRVAIFSNKTTHQIRLKIAGAELNISAEDIDYSNKAEERLTCDYQGDDIQIGFNSRFLTEMLNNLQSDDIQLEMSLPNRAGILTPSDGLDDGETVTMLVMPVMLNG, encoded by the coding sequence ATGAAGTTCATCGTATCGAGTTCCTACCTCCTGAAACAGTTGCAGGTCCTTGGAAACGTTATCAATAGCAACAATACCCTGCCGATCCTCGACAATTTCCTTTTTGAGATCGACAAGCGGTCACTGACCGTTTCGGCCTCGGATCTGGAGACCACGATGTCGGCTACGCTCGAAATCGAATCCGAGAGTACGGGTGCCGTGGCCGTTCCGGCGCGCCTGTTGCTGGAAATACTGAAAACGTTCCCAGAACAACCGCTGACCTTCACGGTGGAAGAGAACAGCACCATCGAAATTAGTTCGAACTCGGGTAAGTATGCGCTGGCGTACGCACCGGGTGAAGAATTCCCAAAAGCGGTTACCCTTGAAGAACCGTCTTCTACGCTGGTGCCGGCCCATGTTTTGGCGACCGCGATCAGCAAGACCATCTTCGCAGCCGGAAACGACGACCTGCGTCCGGTAATGTCGGGTGTATTCTTCCAGTTCTCGCCGCAGGGACTCACCTTCGTGGCCACAGACGCGCACAAACTGGTAAAATACAGCCGCACGGACGTGACGGCTTCACAGGTAGCCGACTTCATCATGCCGAAGAAGCCGCTGAACATCCTCAAAAATATCCTGGGTGCTTCGGATGCCGAAGTGACCATCGAATACAACGACTCGAATGCGACGTTCTCGTTTGAGAACTACGTACTCACCTGCCGCCTGATTGACGGGAAATACCCGAATTATGAAGCGGTCATTCCGAAAGAGAATCCAAACAAGTTGCACATCGGACGTTCGCAGTTCCTGAACTCCGTGCGTCGTGTGGCCATCTTCTCGAACAAGACGACCCACCAGATCCGCCTGAAAATCGCGGGTGCCGAACTGAATATTTCCGCCGAAGATATCGATTATTCAAACAAGGCTGAGGAGCGTTTGACATGTGATTACCAAGGTGATGACATCCAAATCGGCTTCAATTCGCGTTTCCTCACCGAAATGCTGAACAACTTGCAATCAGATGACATCCAGTTGGAGATGTCGCTGCCAAACCGCGCGGGCATCCTGACCCCTTCTGACGGACTAGACGACGGTGAGACGGTGACCATGTTGGTGATGCCGGTGATGTTGAATGGGTGA
- the gldG gene encoding gliding motility-associated ABC transporter substrate-binding protein GldG: MTTTQKKRLTVLGSLVAGIVLVNVIGQFVFARFDLTADKRYTLSNVSLDLAENITDPLTIKVFLNGTPPGEFQRLETETRQLLEEFQARNRNIRVDFVNPIGDGQDDEAKKDLIFDIFHLSNRGVTPDIDKQVRASINKITDLDKALFDSFYGSGMKPVSVSVMDHGKKTEAVLFPWAILNYRGHRVKVPLLKNMMTASTQENINSSVQHLEYAFANGLQTATERSAKKIAVIKGNAEIDDILMADFLRQVRDQYHIGTFTLDSVAKRPKESADYLKKNYDLAIIAKPKERFTDEEIQVLDDYVMHGGRTLWLVDPVHMELDSLAKGPALAFPIDLNLNNLFFKYGVRIQPELIKDEYAAEIKLATGDEGSGTRFSSYIWRYSPVMLPTGDHPIVKNVEAVRFDFASPIELLKNDIKKTVLLQSSPFSKAVGVPAQVSFEDVAIESDPKEYQGKGNLPAAVLLEGRFHSIYENRVLPFDESDHVSVGKSTRMIVVSDGDVVRNQLDKDGRPMELGYDRWTGKLYGNKDFMMNCVNYLLDENGLITLRSKDVSLPLTDTKKVEAEYTRVQIITVLAPLLVLALFGIGFTLLRRRMYAR, translated from the coding sequence ATGACGACCACACAGAAAAAACGCCTGACGGTATTGGGCTCGCTGGTAGCGGGCATTGTGTTGGTGAATGTGATCGGACAGTTTGTGTTCGCGCGTTTCGACCTGACGGCTGACAAACGGTACACCCTTTCGAATGTATCTCTCGACCTCGCCGAGAACATCACCGACCCGCTTACGATTAAAGTCTTCCTCAACGGAACGCCTCCGGGTGAATTCCAGCGGTTGGAGACGGAAACCCGACAGTTGTTGGAAGAATTCCAGGCGCGCAACCGCAACATCCGCGTTGACTTTGTGAACCCGATTGGGGATGGACAGGACGATGAGGCGAAAAAAGACCTGATCTTCGACATCTTCCATCTGAGCAACCGCGGTGTCACGCCGGATATCGACAAACAGGTGCGGGCATCGATCAATAAAATCACCGACCTCGATAAGGCATTGTTCGATTCGTTCTACGGCTCGGGTATGAAGCCGGTCAGCGTCTCGGTCATGGACCATGGTAAGAAGACGGAAGCCGTACTCTTCCCGTGGGCGATCCTCAATTACCGCGGACACCGGGTGAAGGTACCGCTGCTGAAGAACATGATGACCGCGTCGACACAGGAAAATATCAACAGCTCGGTGCAGCACCTGGAGTATGCCTTTGCCAATGGCCTGCAGACCGCGACGGAGCGCAGTGCGAAGAAAATTGCCGTAATCAAAGGCAATGCCGAGATCGACGACATACTGATGGCCGATTTCCTGCGGCAGGTGCGCGACCAATACCACATCGGAACGTTTACCCTTGATTCGGTGGCGAAACGCCCGAAAGAGAGTGCCGATTACCTTAAGAAAAACTACGACCTCGCCATCATCGCGAAGCCGAAAGAACGCTTTACGGATGAGGAAATACAGGTGTTGGACGATTATGTGATGCACGGTGGCCGAACCTTGTGGCTGGTCGATCCGGTGCATATGGAACTGGATAGCCTGGCGAAAGGTCCGGCCCTCGCCTTCCCTATCGACCTGAACCTGAACAACCTCTTTTTCAAATACGGCGTCCGGATACAGCCAGAGCTGATCAAGGATGAATACGCCGCAGAGATCAAACTGGCCACAGGTGATGAAGGCAGCGGCACCCGTTTTTCCTCCTACATCTGGCGGTATTCACCGGTGATGCTTCCCACGGGCGATCACCCGATCGTAAAGAATGTAGAGGCTGTGCGTTTTGATTTCGCCAGCCCGATCGAGCTACTGAAGAATGACATCAAAAAGACCGTGCTTTTGCAATCGTCGCCGTTTTCGAAAGCGGTGGGCGTGCCGGCGCAGGTGAGTTTTGAGGATGTCGCCATCGAATCCGACCCGAAAGAATACCAGGGGAAAGGAAATCTGCCGGCGGCGGTGTTGTTGGAAGGCCGTTTCCATTCGATCTATGAGAACCGCGTCCTGCCATTTGATGAAAGCGACCATGTATCGGTGGGAAAATCGACCCGGATGATTGTAGTATCGGATGGAGATGTCGTGCGGAACCAACTCGATAAAGACGGTCGCCCAATGGAACTCGGCTATGACCGGTGGACCGGCAAGCTATATGGCAATAAGGATTTCATGATGAATTGCGTGAACTACCTGCTGGACGAAAACGGCCTGATCACACTGCGCAGCAAAGACGTGTCGCTGCCGCTAACCGATACCAAAAAAGTAGAAGCCGAGTATACCCGCGTGCAAATCATCACCGTCCTGGCGCCTTTGCTGGTGCTGGCGTTGTTCGGTATCGGATTCACGCTTCTCCGCCGACGGATGTACGCCCGTTGA